ACAAGCAACATAGAAGAATGGAAGAACTTCAGATTTAACTACAGATGCCTGAGTAGGTTTATCAGaactttcattttatatataaacTTGCAAAAATGTtggtctttcttttctttacgatgcaagtttttttttgttgacctTTACTGAGTATTAGGAGGAGACATACAACCACTAATACTTTGAAATATATTATAGATGACAGCACGGCCAGTCTTGTAGAACTTAAAACTAACATGTCTGCTTATTTACAATGATCCTGAGGGTTGAGCTCAAAGTTGACCATTGTACTCCCCACTGGCAGGACTGTGGTCACTGAGTTATGAGCAGGAGCTGACCACGCCACTCCACATCACAGCTGGCCGAGGCTTCACCAACTGCCTGAGACTCCTGCTGCAGCGTGGGGCCAGTGTAGACCTGACCCCTGGGGGAACCACTGCCCTGCATGAGTCCTGTGAAAACTGCCAGCCAGAGTGTACCCAACTGCTGCTGATCCACGGTGCCAACGCCAATGCTGTCTCTGAAGAAGGCCTTATGCCTTTGCACGTTTGCACCAGTCCTGAATCACTTGAGTGAGTAAAGCAGTACAAAAGTAGAAATTGTAATCCCTTGAGTGAGCAAAggacaacaaaagcagaaagtgTATGCCAGTGTTTTGTCAAATGCAGTGATTCTCAGCCAAAGGTACTTGTAACCtaggagggaaaaaaattgTGGAATAGCTttgctaaattaaaaaaaatagaaattatgGCGTGTACATGAGAACACAATTTGTGTACAAAGCAAAGTTCTGTAATTCTGCATGCAGATGTGCCAAGTACCTCCTTCAGTATGGCGCAGCAATCAATGGCCGCAGTACAGATGAAGACGACACTCCCTTACACGTGGCAGCCAGGAACGGCCTCCCAGAACACACTGAGCTCTACCTTCGTTATGGAGCTGCCGTGGACAAACAGAACATTGAGGGTCTCACACCTCTGAATGCTGCTTGTTCACAACGCCAGGAGATGCAGGACCTACAACGTTACTTCAAGGTGTGCCAGATTCTTCTGGGGGCAGGGGCCGACGTCCACACTATGGACCAGGACAAACACAGTCCCTTGCACATGGCCTGTAAGAATGTAAATCCAGACATAGTGGATCTGCTGCTGGCAAACGATGCCTGCGTTAACAACATGGACTACGGCGGTGAAGCTCCCATGCACAACATCCTGAAGGTGGCGTGCTACAAGGTTTCCCATCAGCCTGAGAGAATTGTCCGCGCTCTGCTCAACCACGGTTCTATTCGGGTGTGGCCTGGAGCTCTGCCCATGgtaggaaaacaaaagcagcatgttATCCAAAGACATGAAGGACAAAAGGGGTGAACATGGATTTGAAAAAGCTTTGCAGATTGGTGTGTAGTAGTATATTGTATTAACAGTTTGAGCCAATTAGTCATCAAGGTGGCTCATTTTGTATAATTAGCAAGTACTGCACATGTAACACcttgaaaaaaacaagtctTGAAACACTAAACTGTTCCTTGTAATATTCCAGACTTCACAACTTCACATTCAAATCATTCCCATTTCATGACACAACATGAAGTGTTGCACTCTCTGCGGGAAACAGACTACAACTATCAGTGAACCCACGTGCACTAGACAAAATGCCTGGTTCCTAATTAGGCAAGTGTTAATAGGAGATTAATTAGCACTAATTGCATAATTTCCAGTTAAACCCCTGGAGGGAGGACCAATCTGTTCATTTCACAAGtgtttaattactttatttcttCAGTTCTATGGAGTCACTAGCTCGCTCCTGAACTTAAATGATGATTATATGAATGTGCTCTGTGTTGTGGTGTTTCTTTTAGGTTTTGAATCACTGCTCCGAGTCTCCACGCACCATTGAGGTTCTTCTGAACGCCTACAGTCACCTCAAGGTCACAGACACCTGGGTTGAGTCTGTGCCACCTGAGGTGTTCAAGGCAAGCTTGTTAAGTAACAAACTCATAGGGTCACAAAACCGGTGTGAATGTTTTAAGACAAATCTTTTaaggttttagtttttttaaaaatatataacttCTTTGAATTGCATGTTCTTTCAGTTCTTCTTGGtattttcacattcaaatgttGCATGTTTTGGGCACATTACAAAAGCTCTAAAACCAGTGGCcactaaattattttttgtagTTCACAAATCTTAAACTTGAGGTGACCCACCTTACATATTGAGCAGTAGAATAAACTCTAAgtgaataaatacagaaataatacacaaaaaaattctTATGATTAAAtcataccaaaaaaaaaaaaaaaaaaaaaatcaatgtctTTTGAAGGTTGTGCAGCATTCTTATAGCTGTAGTTTGATAATCACAAAGAGCTAATATACAGTTGAATATGCAAAACATACATTTCTTATTGATTGTTTAATTACTAATgataatttatttcaaaatgctATGACAATTTACTGTACATTGAGACTAATAATATCAGTGTATCATGAtcttcatctgttcatctgtgttCTTATCCAACCAGGAGCACAAGGAGTTCTATGAGTCAGTCTTCTCCTTGGAACTCACTCCTCGCTCCCTGCAGCACTTGGCTCGGTGCAGGCTCAGGAGCTTCCTGGAGGGCCGGGTTCACAAGGTGGTCCCTAAACTTAACGTGCCCACCTTCATCAAAAACTACCTGCTCCTTGACTACAGAGGATATGTCCACTGAAAGCACTTTGTGTGGTCTCTAGTTAGTGTGAGTCCTGATGGAGACTGAGTGCTTCACGATATACTAACAGTCAAGATCATATTTACAGTAGAGGCAACAACTGTAGCACTGAAATAATACgcaagattttatttttaaaatatgttttttgtaaGCTTTTCAGGAGGGAGAAACAGCTGCTTGTTCTGTCGCTCTCATTTCAGATCAGCCTTTCAGCACAGTCACATGTTTGATTTTACACCACAAGAGGGAGCTGTAGACTAGAGTTGACGAAGCCTAATAGTAAGAATGCAATTGtgttatatgttttatattttctttatcttaaggtaacatttttttttttttttacttgtgcACCTGATAGTAGAGATACTCAGATGCTTGTATTTTTATACGTAATGATGATCATTTTAGTTTGATGTTAATGCGCTTCATGATTTTGTGTTATACACTGAGGATTGCCATAGAATATTTGCATAAATAATTATTCCCACCGATATGATTGTAATTAGGTCGTTTATATCAAAAATGGGcttgatataaaataaaataacccaCCGAGGCCATGCAGTGTCGtcactgttgttttattatttgctgttttcgtatcttctgtctttcttctcttttgctttggCTTGATAGAAAAATATTGATGAAAATATAGTTTTTGAAAAATCAGATTAAGgcttaaagttaaaaaaaaaaaaatatatataaagttcagcatttaaaacaagttGCAACCACATTCAGTCGGGTTGAATACGTTTGGGCCGTTTATAATTTGGACTTTTCTCAATAGATTCCGACAAGTTTATTTATCTTGGTGGTCTGATTCAGAAATGAACGACAAGCTTTGCCACAAGTTCGAAACAAGAGGAAGACAAACGACGAGAGTTCAATAAGTTGCACCAGTCAAGGCTCCTCCCGTCAGTCCTTTGCGATAAAATGAGTTAACATGGAAGGATCTTTTCAGCAGATTTCATAAGTTTAACttatattgaaaaaaaaaaacagcagtgacaaGATTTTAATCACCTCTTGGGACAATTAAAATATATGGACTGAATTGAAATCTGTGGGAGACCATTTTAATTGGGTCTACTTTAGTGATCTGTTACAGAAGGCAGAAAAATATTGCAGATCAAAATGAATCAATATTCTGTAGGAATGTTAATTTGATTTGGTGACCATAAAGATTcgttaacaaaaaaaaaacaaaaaagtgaagagGAGCTGTGCAACATCAGAATctgtttcagtgaagaaaaggGGGAGAGGAGCTCGGCAAATGGTTTCAATAGATCAAAGAGAGGTGCTGCTGAAGTCACTTGCAATTATAAGAATTAGCCTGGCCTGGCCCTCCACTGCTAATCAGAGTCGGTGGTGATATGTTTATGTCCTCGTGCAATCAGACGACCAGTTGGAGAGCTCGGGCACCCAGGACTCAATAGGGCTAATCATCATCAGTTCCCATTGCCATTTAAAAGGTGAAATGAGCTGCGATTAAACCAATGcttaaagaaaagagaaacctgattttttttttccttctctccgTATGCATTTTTGATCAGGGATGAATTCGATCTTCCAAAGCACAGAgcaaaatacattatttaatataaatgtatttaaaaaaaacactttttctgttttttttttttatttgggggggggggggctggttTTGTTGGCAGATGATCGGAAAGAGACGTTGAAGTTTATAATTCACAGCTTTTAAAatacccccccacacacacacacaaacacacacacacacacacagttcaaacaCATGTGACtttggccactgtgtgtccGTGTCAACACTGCAGTTGACCTCGCATAAACGTCTTTTATCTGAATCTAATTTCGCACAGAGTATCTCTCTCCGGGGAACAATTGTTGCAGCACTTCTTTTTCTGAAGCCAAACGCATTGTTTTTAGCCGAGCAGAATAGGACACAGAGCGGGGAAACAtctgcctctcctccctcctgacTCTGATGCCCATCGGCCCCAATATTCCAACAAAAGCCACCGTTGTTTTACGCTGTCCCTTGAATCCAGAGTAATTACTTATCATCAATCAAAATTAATAATAGCTGATTGGGTTGGTGTGGTCAACGATTATAGAAGGGGAAGGACTGGAACAGTCTCTCACACCGTTTTGCAGTCAATGGTGAACCTGGCAAAAGGGGGAGGAGGGCTGGGGGTGCGACCCGTCTATTTGGTCTCCACTGGGAAACTACCGCCTCTCAAGACGGCCAAAAAGTCAGAGGCTGAATAAGGAAATGAAGCGTAATTTGAGGAAGATGGATGAGCCCCCAGGGAAACACCCCCTTTTCATTCCTCTTGTATTGCAGATGATAACCAATGCGCTCTCgtcctctcccccctctctctctctctctctctctctctctctctctctctctctctctcacacacacacacatgcatcgGAGATGGGCGCAGGGAGGAGTTGAGAGGGGAgaggtagatagatagagagagcGTGTGTTTATGTCTCAGTGTGTGACAAATAAGAGGGAAAAGGTAGCGGTGGGGCACACAACAGAGCGCCCGACTGACTGACGCATATAGAGTGCAGAGATCCGGGAAGGCAGTCCACTCCAGTACGGGATGACAACACGGCAGAGGATCTACTTTCAGTTCACTCTGTCTTTGCACTGAAAGTTTTGCGCGTTTTGCGCGAGGAAAGGAACACCTGCTTTCAAGTTCCCACCAAATAAAAGCGTTTGACTGCAAAATGCAGAGACCAGGCGGCCAAGGAACGGCGTTTTCAATCGATTCGCTGATAGGAACCCCTCAGCCCAGACCGGGACACCTGCTCTACACGGGCTATCCTATGTTCATGCCGTACAGACCTCTGGTTATTCCACAAGCTTTATCCCACTCGCCTTTGTCGTCGGGTATACCTCCACTTGCACCTTTGGCCTCTTTTGCGGGACGGCTCACGAACACGTTCTGTGCAAGTTTGGGACAAGGGGTGCCATCAATGGTTGCACTCACCACGACGATGCCGAGTTTTTCGGATCCTCCGGACAGTTTCTACCCACCACAAGAACTCCCAGGTCCCCGTTTAAGCGCTGCCGACCCCGGAGCGAGAAGGCAGGAAAGTCCGCACTCTGAGGAGATGCACAGCCGGGATAAGGGCTCCGAGCTGCTAAACTTCTCGGAAACTTTCCAAACAATATCAGGTAAGCTCGGCCATCATTACTTTTTACTGGTATTTCAGCAGATCCAGAACTCGTGGCTGTTGCGTAAAAAAGTGAGTACAGTGCGTAAAAAATGCGTTAAGGATGAGTTTTATGTTTGGTCTCAGAGATTGActcaaattaaaagtaaaactcTTCGTGCAGCCGTTTTGTCACGGTTGTTTGGCCACATAAATATGAATGATACGGCATTTATTACAGGCTAAGTTAGCAGGGATCCAACTCGATGGCAGTTAAACcataaaaatctgtcattttagatATATACGTTTGTTAAGAGGAGGCTACAGAGGCAATTTATTTCTGAATTGTTCTTCGAGTTCCTTTTTTAAAGGATACTGAACTGGGCAAGATTGAACTGAacaagattttttatttttctttttttttgtaaagacattaatctgtgttctgtgttgccAAACGTGTGGAGCTGAAGTAAAAACTTACAGAACATGTCACAGTTTACACACAGGACAGCTGCAATGGCCCAACACGAGTTCAGTTAATgttgcaacaaaaacaaacggTGTTTTTAACCAGTTTTTCAAGTCTACCAAACTCTTAAAAAGGGTTCGAATGATTGATGCCAAAATGTTGTGAGACTTTACCGACTTACAGACATGTGAGTGACTcggtgtgaatgtgtttgctctctctttctttcttcacattttagGTGAGACCAAACTGTACAGCTCGGACGACGAGAAGCTGGACCTAAAATCAGCAGACACCGTATGCAGCGACCGAGAGGACAGCTCCGCAGACAGCGAGAACGAGAGTTTCTCGGACGGGAACAACTGTGGCTCCTTGTCCCAGAAGAGCAAACTAAAAACCGGCTCTCAGGAGGCGCTGCCGACCGGAAGCTCAGCGGGGAAGAGCCGGAGGAGACGAACAGCTTTTACCAGCGAGCAGCTGCTCGAACTTGAAAAGGAGTTTCACTGTAAAAAGTACCTTTCTCTGACTGAACGCTCCCAGATCGCACATGCCCTTAAACTGAGCGAGGTGCAGGTGAAGATCTGGTTTCAGAACCGCAGGGCCAAATGGAAACGGATCAAAGCCGGCAACGTTAACAACCGGTCAGGAGAACCGGTGAGAAACCCCAAAATCGTGGTCCCCATCCCTGTTCACGTCAACAGGTTTGCCGTGAGGAGTCAGCATCAACAAATAGAACAAGGGACCAGGCCATGAACTCagacgacaaaaaaaaaaaatcaaaaattattaataatagaTAAACACTTACATTGACTCTAAGTTCCGCTGATTTGTTGAACGCATGAAGCACAAAAAGGAGGATTCGATGATTTTGTCTGAGAGGTGAGACTGAGCAGAGAAGAAGATTTGCTCGCAGACAATTATTCGGCAAAATGCTGtcgtttttatttattgtcctgtgaatatgtaaatataaatggGTAAAAATTGGTACAAAAGGGCACTATGAGATGAGACTGTAAAGattttttaagtatttatatGTAGGGCCAAAATGTTCTGTTGGTTATGTGCATGTCCTCATTTGGTGAAgctgaatttttgttttgtgttttcgtACAATTTGTTGAGCACATTTTGCATGTAAAGacgtttttacattttgtttgacaacTGTAGGAACCATCTTTGACAGctatttgtgaaaaaaaagaaaagatgtgaaGGAAATAATGACCAAACAAGGGACAACTGTAAAGTATATCGATCTAATAAATCGCTTTATACGAAATATGGGATCAAGATTGAATCTTTATTATTCGGAGTGGCGTGACGGTGTTTTAATGGTCCAAAAATCTTTAGGAAGTATTTTAATctgataaaaatgaagaaatgtggCCTGCACTGTAAACATTGCGATTCATTTTTTGGTAATAAGAGAAGCCTAAACGCAACAACCTGCAGTTACGCGGCTATTTGATTTGGTATTGAAcgcattttaaataaaaaatatcactttttaaaatcctAAAGAAATCATTTCCAgtttaataacaaaataatcCAGAATTTCTTAATTTATGAAGGCTTTTACGGAAAAAATACAAACTCTGAGGCGTTTAATTTTTAACATTCATCCAAGAGCTTCGGAGTTGAACTTACAAGTTCACtaacatttgaatgtttttagtTATGCAGCCTTAGCTTCGTTTATTGATGttctaaattattattttcatctgaaacatCCTGAGCTGAAAGGTAgatgagtctctctctcttttttggaAAATAGCAGCAGTGATTGATTTCTCTTCAGGAGGCCATGTTGTCCCAAGTGGACTGATGGATCCTCGTTAGACTGGACACGTTCAACACACTGTAATGAACTTATctatcagtcagtgtgtgtgtgggggggggggggggcaaactGACAGCAGCCCTCACTATTCTGAGAGGTAAACAGATAATAATGACAATGGACTCTGCAAAAATATAAATCCCAACAACAAGTACATTAATAAGAGCATATAGATGGTTAAAATCAAATGTTAAAACCTGCTCAAAAAGGATCCTGTTGTTTACGTGGCATATCAAAGTATATCATGCAATCAATGCAAGACTTTTCTTAAATAATGTGTCACTTTCTTCATGGAATTGATTTTTAGACAGATCTGATATGTGCTTGGAAATACTGACAACCGTTGAGGattcctaaaataaaataaaactgccaTAAAATGAGGTTTCATATGGCTGTAGACAAGGCAACATGTGACGTATATTTTCATATACGTCTGTAAGctattaaataaaatcttttcttAAAATTACATGACCGTTTACACCGACAGATTTCCTCTGCGAGACTACAGTAATGTAAGACAATAAATGCAACAGTTTGCTCACGCAGACCAAACATGGAAACTTAAATGGTAATGTAAAATTACAGAGCAGCTCTATTAAAACAACCTGCAACCATAATAATGTCTGGCCACACAGCTATTCAGTTACAGGAAAGGGAAAACTGGGCTTGATGTTTTATGCAAACTTTTCTTATGCATGACTCTGGGTTTACATGGTCTCTCTGAAGTGTTTCCAGAAAAATCACATGTTGGAATAAATGAGAAagaatgattgtttttttctgtatccaAAATAGACTCATACCTCAAGCCATGTTTAACCAACTGCAGCAGCACCTGTTGAAGTATGAATATAATATGAGACTCTTCAAATAATTTATcagtattaatattttattaaattagCCAATCTTCTTCTTAATATTTAGCTAAAATACGTTGAGTTTGGGTGAGAGTGTTTAAAAGgatacaacagaaaacatattatTACTTTACATTTAGTTTTCCCTCAAGCCTCTCATGGATACACatactgaaaatgatttttatctCAGTCTGACCTCAGAGCATAAATAGACATTTCATGACCTGGGCACCCATGAGTAGTAAAGTTTATTTCAGCATCCACCTCATACATCAAGACTGTGACACTTGGATGGGGATTCAAGTGGCGATGATTGTGTGAGGGAGCAGTGGAAGTTTTATTATGGTTCAAGAGCTGACTAATATAGATGGTCAATTCCACGACACTGTGCCAGAGTGCAACGGATATTTCGGTCCCCATGAGCTGCATGGCGGAGGTGACGATGAGGAGCCGTGACACAACTCAGGCGGTTCATGTAGGTTGTTATTATTAAGAGCTTGTGAGTGGGACTGTGTCATTTCAAAGTGACTTCCTGTGCTGGTatgtgcaggaaaacaaaacattaccaGTGAAATTATTGACTTATAACTCAAAATCTTAGTGAGCTGGATCATTCTAAagactaaacaattaatatCACATCTCTTTATTTGGCTAGAAcagatgttctgtgtgtgtttctttaaatgaCTTGTAAATTTGTTAATCCTTTATGAGTTTTAATAATCTGTTTCCCATTAAAGCTGCACCTTAAGTGAACACCTCAGTCTCAAGATAGTATCTGTATCACTCTGCCATTCTGCTGCTTGAATCACAAATTGAAATATCAGAAGTTCTCTCTAGCAAAGACATTAAACCATTTCCACATTCCccacctggagagagagagagagagagagagagagaggaagagggggggaTCTCATTACTGGCTGCTTGTGCGAGTGCAGGATGCTCAGTGCCGACTGGAGGCCTGACTTCTTGGGAGGGTCCGGACGGTCGTGGCTACAGTGATGTATGGGCAGATGCATCAAATCGCACAAGATAAACAAGCGATGAGTTTCATCAGGGCCATCATAGCTTTAATTTGGCTGCCTAATGAGTCAGATCTAGTGGCGGAGATAAGAGTTGTCAGAGGCCCAGCTCTAATGAATTTCTTGCCACTTGTAATCAAGGTTGCCTGTCTGAGGGGGGATGATTAATGGAACCCTGGAGGATTCCCTCGGCCCTCAGCCTTCATTACAGCTAATGCATTCTCAGGCAAATTAACAGAGAAATGCAGGCAAAAGCCAACAGggaaggggagagaaagagagagggaagaagagcaggggagaaagggagagagc
This portion of the Scatophagus argus isolate fScaArg1 chromosome 13, fScaArg1.pri, whole genome shotgun sequence genome encodes:
- the asb10 gene encoding ankyrin repeat and SOCS box protein 10 isoform X2, producing MAYVAPKVKWRKQKKFRNDVIATAKATGCVLQFWNSLLVGDELTILSIVDDDNYYHLIDAIYDTSNIEEWKNFRFNYRCLRLWSLSYEQELTTPLHITAGRGFTNCLRLLLQRGASVDLTPGGTTALHESCENCQPECTQLLLIHGANANAVSEEGLMPLHVCTSPESLECAKYLLQYGAAINGRSTDEDDTPLHVAARNGLPEHTELYLRYGAAVDKQNIEGLTPLNAACSQRQEMQDLQRYFKVCQILLGAGADVHTMDQDKHSPLHMACKNVNPDIVDLLLANDACVNNMDYGGEAPMHNILKVACYKVSHQPERIVRALLNHGSIRVWPGALPMVLNHCSESPRTIEVLLNAYSHLKVTDTWVESVPPEVFKEHKEFYESVFSLELTPRSLQHLARCRLRSFLEGRVHKVVPKLNVPTFIKNYLLLDYRGYVH
- the asb10 gene encoding ankyrin repeat and SOCS box protein 10 isoform X1 — encoded protein: MSRGSFVFTPMALRSLELDEDMLERYKYKKQLASCHLNSYMLRKEARDRAPLRSGIGLPAAICQDVVVQNALYTGDLEALQHLFPRGSRANLIIEPQGGDMRWIATGEGLWSLSYEQELTTPLHITAGRGFTNCLRLLLQRGASVDLTPGGTTALHESCENCQPECTQLLLIHGANANAVSEEGLMPLHVCTSPESLECAKYLLQYGAAINGRSTDEDDTPLHVAARNGLPEHTELYLRYGAAVDKQNIEGLTPLNAACSQRQEMQDLQRYFKVCQILLGAGADVHTMDQDKHSPLHMACKNVNPDIVDLLLANDACVNNMDYGGEAPMHNILKVACYKVSHQPERIVRALLNHGSIRVWPGALPMVLNHCSESPRTIEVLLNAYSHLKVTDTWVESVPPEVFKEHKEFYESVFSLELTPRSLQHLARCRLRSFLEGRVHKVVPKLNVPTFIKNYLLLDYRGYVH
- the gbx1 gene encoding homeobox protein GBX-1, producing the protein MQRPGGQGTAFSIDSLIGTPQPRPGHLLYTGYPMFMPYRPLVIPQALSHSPLSSGIPPLAPLASFAGRLTNTFCASLGQGVPSMVALTTTMPSFSDPPDSFYPPQELPGPRLSAADPGARRQESPHSEEMHSRDKGSELLNFSETFQTISGETKLYSSDDEKLDLKSADTVCSDREDSSADSENESFSDGNNCGSLSQKSKLKTGSQEALPTGSSAGKSRRRRTAFTSEQLLELEKEFHCKKYLSLTERSQIAHALKLSEVQVKIWFQNRRAKWKRIKAGNVNNRSGEPVRNPKIVVPIPVHVNRFAVRSQHQQIEQGTRP